A stretch of the Arachis stenosperma cultivar V10309 chromosome 6, arast.V10309.gnm1.PFL2, whole genome shotgun sequence genome encodes the following:
- the LOC130933735 gene encoding DExH-box ATP-dependent RNA helicase DExH12-like has product MSHLGGGAEAHPPFKQYEYVPTRARFKQEEREKIEEEMKGTDLQPILEQLHATRASAKERQKKNLEKSIREEARRLRDDTGGDGDRDSERSRRGLADRDAESGWLKGQRQMLDLDNLAFAQGGLFMAKKKCDLPDGSYEEIHVPALKAKPLKENEKLVKISSMPDWAQPAFKGMTQLNRVQSQVYETALFKPDNLLLCAPTGAGKTNVAVLTILHQIALHRNPDDGSTDHSAYKIVYVAPMKALVAEVVGNLSNRLQSYDVKVRELSGDQSLTPQQIEETQIIVTTPEKWDIITRKSGDPTYPQLVKLVIIDEIHLLHDNRGPVLESIVARTVRQIETTEEHIRLVGLSATLPNYEDVALFLRVHLEKGLFYFDNSYRPVPLSQQYVGITVKEPLQRFQLMNDICYEKVMAVAGKHQVLIFVHSRKETAKTAKAIRDTALAKDTLGRFLKEDSASREILHTHTDLVKSNDLRDLLPYGFAIHHSGLNRTDRQLVEDLFADGHVQVLVSTATLAWGVNLPAHTVIIKGTQIYSPEKGAWTELSPLDVMQMLGRAGRPQYDSYGEGIIVTGHSELQYYLSLMNQQLPIESQFVSKLADQLNAEIVLGTVQNAREACDWLAQTYLYVRMQRNPSLYGLEPDVLTRDIRLEERRADLIHTAATILDRNNLVKYDRKSGYFQVTDLGCIASYYYITHGTISTYNEHLKPTMGDIELCRLFSLSEEFKYVTVRQDEKVELAKLLDRVPIPIKESLEEPSVKINVLLQTYISQLKLEGLSLTSDMVFITQSAGRLLRALFEIVLKRGWAQLAEKALNLCKMVTKRMWSVQTPLRQFNGIPSDVLTKLEKKDLAWERYYDLSSQEIGELIRAPKMGRMLHKYIHQFPKLNLAAHVQPITRTDLRVELTITPDFAWDDRIHGYVEPFWVIVEDNDGEYILHHEIFMLKKQFIDEDHTLNFTVPIYEPLPPQYFIHVVSDRWLGSQTVLRVSFRHLILPEKYPPPTELLDLQPLPVTALRNPKYEALYQDFKHFNPVQTQVFTVLYNSDDNVLVAAPTGSGKTICAEFAILRNHQKGPDSVMRVVYIAPIEALAKERYHDWEKKFGKDGLELKVVQLTGETATDLKLLEKGQIIISTPEKWDALSRRWKQRKHVQQVSLFIIDELHLIGGQGGPVLEVIVSRMRYIASQVENKIRIVALSTSLANAKDLGKWIGATSHGLFNFPPGVRPVPLEIHIQGVDIANFEARMQAMTKPTSAAIVQHAKNAKPALVFVPTRKHVHTTAVDLITYSGADSTEKPFLLRSPEELKPFLDKISDKMLKATLQEGVGYLHEGLNNLDYDIVTQLFEAGWIQVCVLSSSMCWGVTLSAHLVVVMGTQYYDGRENAQSDYPVTDLLQMMGHASRPLVDSSGKCVILCHAPRKEYYKKFLYEAFPVESHLHHFLHDNLNAEIVAGVIENKQDAVDYLTWTFMYRRLTQNPNYYNLQGVSHRHLSDHLSELVENTLSDLEASKCILIEDDMDLSPVNLGMIASYYYVSYTTIERFSSSLTSKTKMKGLLEVLSSASEYAQLPIRPGEEEVVRRLINHQRFSFENPRVTDPHVKANALLQSHFSRQFVGGNLAQDQREVLLSANRLLQAMVDVISSNGWLSLALLAMEVSQMVTQGMWERDSMLLQLPHFTKDLAKKCQENPGKSIETVFDLLEMDDDERRELLGMPDSQLFDIARFCNRFPNIDLSYEVIDSDMRAGEDVTIQVTLERDQAEVGPVDAPRYPKSKEEGWWLVVGDTKHNLLLAIKRVSLQRKLKAKLEFAAPADAGKKSYTLYFMCDSFMGCDQDYAFAIDVKEAGVAD; this is encoded by the exons ATGTCGCACCTTGGTGGTGGTGCCGAGGCACACCCACCGTTCAAGCAGTACGAGTACGTGCCAACTCGAGCACGGTTCAAGCAGGAGGAAAGAGAGAAGATTGAGGAGGAAATGAAGGGGACAGATTTGCAGCCTATTTTGGAGCAGTTGCATGCAACAAGGGCCTCTGCGAAGGAGAGGCAGAAGAAGAACTTGGAGAAGAGTATAAGGGAAGAGGCACGTCGGTTGAGGGATGATACCGGCGGTGATGGGGACAGGGACAGTGAGAGGAGCAGGAGGGGGCTTGCTGATAGAGATGCAGAGAGTGGATGGTTGAAAGGTCAGCGTCAGATGCTTGATCTAGataaccttgcttttgcacaaGGTGGTTTGTTTATGGCAAAAAAGAAGTGTGACCTTCCAGATGGGTCTTATGAAGAAATTCATGTGCCGGCTTTGAAGGCTAAACCACTTAAGGAGAATGAGAAGCTTGTTAAGATATCTTCTATGCCGGACTGGGCACAACCAGCCTTTAAAGGAATGACACAGTTGAATAGGGTTCAGAGCCAGGTTTACGAGACTGCTCTTTTCAAGCCTGACAATCTTCTTCTTTGTGCTCCAACTGGGGCTGGTAAAACTAATGTGGCGGTCCTCACAATTCTCCATCAGATTGCCCTGCATAGAAATCCAGATGATGGTTCAACTGATCATAGTGCATACAAAATTGTTTATGTTGCACCTATGAAAGCCCTTGTAGCTGAGGTTGTTGGGAATTTATCCAATCGGCTGCAGAGTTATGATGTTAAAGTTAGGGAGCTCAGTGGAGATCAATCGCTAACCCCACAACAGATAGAGGAGACTCAAATTATTGTAACAACACCTGAGAAGTGGGATATTATCACTCGGAAGTCAGGAGATCCTACTTACCCACAACTTGTGAAACTAGTTATCATTGATGAGATCCATCTTCTTCATGATAATAGAGGTCCTGTTCTTGAAAGCATTGTTGCTAGAACAGTAAGGCAGATTGAAACCACAGAAGAGCATATTCGGTTGGTGGGTTTGTCTGCTACTCTCCCTAATTACGAAGATGTGGCACTATTTTTACGAGTTCATCTGGAGAAGGGGTTGTTCTATTTTGATAATAGTTATAGGCCTGTTCCACTTTCTCAACAGTATGTTGGAATCACAGTAAAAGAGCCACTTCAGAGGTTCCAGTTGATGAATGATATTTGCTATGAGAAAGTTATGGCTGTGGCAGGAAAACATCAAGTTCTTATATTTGTACATTCAAGGAAAGAAACTGCTAAAACAGCTAAAGCCATCAGAGATACTGCTCTTGCAAAAGATACTCTTGGTAGATTCCTTAAAGAAGATAGTGCAAGTCGGGAGATTCTTCATACTCATACTGACCTTGTGAAGAGCAATGATCTTAGGGATCTTCTGCCATATGGTTTTGCAATTCATCATTCCGGTTTGAACAGGACAGATCGTCAGCTTGTTGAGGATCTCTTTGCTGATGGGCATGTGCAAGTTTTGGTATCCACTGCAACCCTTGCCTGGGGTGTGAATCTTCCAGCTCACACGGTGATAATTAAGGGAACACAGATTTACAGTCCGGAGAAGGGAGCATGGACTGAACTGAGCCCTCTTGATGTGATGCAGATGCTGGGTCGTGCTGGAAGGCCCCAGTACGACTCTTATGGTGAAGGAATAATTGTTACTGGCCATAGTGAGTTGCAGTATTACCTCTCACTTATGAATCAGCAACTTCCTATTGAGAGCCAGTTTGTGTCCAAGTTGGCTGATCAGCTGAATGCAGAAATTGTTCTTGGTACTGTCCAAAACGCTAGAGAAGCCTGTGATTGGCTTGCACAGACTTACTTGTATGTCCGCATGCAGCGTAATCCTTCACTTTATGGTTTAGAACCTGATGTGCTGACAAGAGATATAAGATTGGAGGAAAGAAGAGCTGATTTG ATTCATACAGCTGCAACCATCTTGGATAGAAATAATTTGGTGAAGTATGACAGGAAGAGTGGGTATTTTCAGGTCACTGACTTGGGTTGCATTGCGAGTTACTACTACATAACACATGGAACCATCTCCACATATAACGAGCATTTGAAGCCTACGATGGGAGACATAGAGCTATGCCGATTGTTCTCACTGAGTGAAGAATTCAAGTATGTGACGGTAAGGCAGGATGAGAAGGTGGAGCTAGCAAAGCTTTTAGACCGTGTTCCCATTCCCATCAAGGAGAGTTTGGAAGAGCCAAGTGTGAAAATCAATGTTTTGCTTCAAACATACATTTCACAGTTAAAGCTTGAAGGGCTTTCACTAACATCTGATATGGTTTTCATAACTCAG AGTGCTGGACGCCTTTTGCGGGCTCTTTTTGAGATTGTACTGAAACGTGGATGGGCACAGTTGGCTGAAAAGGCTCTGAACTTGTGCAAGATGGTGACGAAGAGGATGTGGAGTGTCCAAACACCTCTTCGTCAGTTCAATGGTATCCCTAGTGATGTATTAACGAAGTTGGAGAAGAAAGATTTGGCTTGGGAGAGGTATTATGACCTATCATCACAAGAGATAGGTGAACTCATTCGTGCTCCGAAGATGGGAAGGATGCTTCATAAATATATCCATCAATTTCCAAAACTGAACCTTGCAGCTCATGTGCAGCCTATTACTCGGACAGATCTGAGGGTTGAACTCACAATAACTCCAGATTTCGCATGGGATGACAGAATTCATGGTTATGTTGAGCCCTTTTGGGTGATTGTTGAGGATAATGATGGTGAATATATCCTTCATCATGAGATTTTTATGCTGAAAAAGCAGTTTATTGATGAGGATCATACGCTGAATTTCACAGTTCCAATCTACGAACCTCTTCCTCCTCAATACTTCATCCATGTTGTTTCAGATAGATGGCTTGGGTCACAAACTGTTCTACGTGTTTCCTTCAGGCACCTTATCTTACCTGAAAAGTACCCTCCCCCAACTGAACTCTTGGACCTGCAACCACTGCCTGTGACTGCATTGAGAAATCCAAAGTATGAAGCACTTTATCAGGATTTCAAGCATTTCAATCCTGTTCAGACCCAAGTATTCACAGTTCTGTATAATTCTGATGACAATGTATTAGTTGCTGCACCAACAGGAAGTGGTAAGACCATCTGTGCAGAATTCGCTATTTTGAGGAATCATCAGAAAGGGCCTGATAGTGTCATGCGTGTTGTTTATATTGCACCTATTGAAGCTCTTGCCAAGGAACGGTATCATGATTGGGAGAAGAAATTTGGTAAAGATGGTCTTGAATTGAAGGTGGTTCAATTGACTGGAGAAACAGCAACTGATTTGAAGCTACTTGAGAAAGGTCAGATTATCATTAGCACCCCAGAGAAGTGGGATGCTTTATCCCGCCGCTGGAAACAGAGGAAACATGTGCAGCAGGTTAGTCTTTTCATCATTGATGAACTCCACTTAATTGGAGGTCAAGGTGGTCCTGTTTTGGAAGTCATTGTTTCGAGGATGAGATATATTGCTAGTCAGGTTGAAAACAAGATTCGTATTGTGGCTTTGTCTACCTCTCTTGCAAATGCCAAGGATTTAGGAAAATGGATTGGAGCTACTTCCCATGGTCTTTTCAACTTCCCCCCCGGCGTTCGTCCTGTACCTTTGGAAATACACATTCAAGGTGTAGACATTGCCAATTTTGAGGCAAGGATGCAAGCAATGACGAAACCAACTTCCGCTGCAATTGTTCAGCATGCCAAGAATGCTAAACCTGCTCTTGTATTTGTGCCTACAAGGAAGCATGTGCACACGACAGCTGTGGATCTGATTACATACTCGGGTGCAGACAGCACAGAGAAGCCATTCTTATTGCGGTCCCCAGAAGAGCTTAAACCTTTTCTTGACAAGATTAGTGATAAAATGTTGAAAGCCACTTTACAAGAAGGAGTGGGATACTTGCATGAGGGCTTAAACAATCTGGATTATGATATCGTGACCCAACTGTTTGAAGCTGGCTGGATTCAGGTGTGTGTTTTGAGTAGTTCTATGTGTTGGGGAGTGACATTGTCAGCTCACTTGGTAGTTGTGATGGGCACACAGTATTACGATGGGCGTGAAAATGCACAGTCAGATTACCCTGTTACTGATCTTCTGCAGATGATGGGTCATGCCAGCCGGCCTTTGGTAGATAGTTCTGGGAAATGTGTCATCTTGTGTCATGCACCCCGTAAGGAATACTATAAGAAATTTTTATATGAAGCTTTCCCTGTTGAGAGCCACCTTCATCACTTCTTGCATGATAACTTGAATGCTGAAATTGTTGCTGGGGTTATTGAGAATAAGCAAGATGCTGTAGATTATCTCACATGGACATTCATGTACAGGCGGCTCACACAAAATCCCAACTATTACAATCTACAAGGAGTTAGTCACAGACATCTTTCTGATCACCTTTCAGAGCTTGTGGAAAATACATTGAGTGATTTGGAAGCGAGCAAGTGTATTCTGATCGAGGATGACATGGATCTTTCTCCAGTCAATCTTGGTATGATTGCTTCATATTATTACGTCAGTTACACAACAATTGAGCGGTTTTCATCATCTTTGACTTCAAAGACAAAAATGAAGGGTCTTTTGGAGGTTCTGTCTTCAGCTTCTGAGTATGCTCAGCTTCCAATACGACCTGGGGAGGAAGAGGTGGTTCGCAGATTAATCAATCACCAAAGGTTTTCCTTTGAAAACCCCCGAGTCACAGACCCACATGTTAAAGCTAATGCTTTGTTGCAGTCCCACTTCTCTAGGCAATTTGTCGGGGGAAATCTTGCACAGGACCAGAGGGAGGTTCTTCTTTCTGCAAATAGATTGCTTCAGGCAATGGTAGATGTAATATCAAGTAATGGTTGGCTAAGCTTGGCTCTTCTTGCCATGGAAGTTAGTCAAATGGTTACTCAAGGAATGTGGGAACGTGACTCCATGCTATTACAACTTCCTCACTTTACTAAGGATCTGGCTAAGAAATGCCAGGAGAACCCAGGGAAGAGTATAGAAACTGTGTTTGATTTATTAGAGATGGACGATGATGAAAGGCGGGAGTTGTTGGGCATGCCAGATTCCCAGTTGTTTGATATTGCCAGATTTTGTAATCGTTTCCCCAATATTGATTTGTCATATGAGGTGATAGACAGTGACATGCGGGCTGGGGAAGATGTCACAATACAAGTCACTCTCGAACGGGATCAGGCAGAAGTAGGACCTGTTGATGCTCCCAGGTATCCAAAATCCAAGGAGGAGGGATGGTGGCTTGTTGTTGGTGACACCAAACACAACTTGTTGCTTGCCATTAAACGGGTTTCGCTTCAGCGGAAGCTAAAAGCCAAACTGGAGTTTGCTGCTCCCGCTGATGCTGGAAAGAAATCCTATACCCTTTACTTCATGTGTGATTCATTCATGGGCTGTGATCAGGATTATGCTTTTGCCATTGATGTCAAAGAAGCAGGGGTTGCTGATTGA